Within Pyramidobacter piscolens W5455, the genomic segment GTTCGACCTCATACTTCACGGTAAAAGTGACGTCCTCGCCCTCCTTCATGTTGAGATCGTCAACCGTGGGCGAAGCGATCGGCTCAAGGTCGTACTCGGCGCAGACTTCGTCAAGAACTTTTGGAAGCATGTCTTCGAGAGCCTGACTCATGATCGAGTCTTTGCCGAGGCGCATTTCCAGCACCGCCTTGGGGGCCTTCCCTTTACGGAAACCGGGAATGTTGACCCGTTTGGCGATCTCGGCGTAGGTTTTCTTCAGCTGAGCCGCATAACCGGCCTGATCCACGGTTACCTTGATGGTTACAATGTTTTTTTCTTGTGACAGCAGTTCCGATTTCACAAGAAGCACTCCTTTCAATAACCTAGACTCAATGGTGATAAAAAAACGACTCGGACAAGTATATCACAGGAAAGCCAAAGAATCTTCATTATTTTATGCTCCGAGAGACTCGAAACACAAAAACATTCTTTGTGACGAAAAAAATATTGAACTTTTGGGAGGAGATCCCGTCTTTTTCGTTATTTTTATCGGGACATAAATATCCGTGAGCAAAAATGCTCCTGGGCATAAGAAAGCCCTCCCTCCTGTCACGAAACGCGAGAGGAGGAAGGGGCGAGTCAGTCGTTGCTCAAGATTACTCCAAAAAATCCCGGAGTTTTTTGCTGCGGCTGGGATGGCGCAGTTTTCTCAGCGCCTTGGCTTCGATCTGACGGATGCGCTCGCGGGTGACGCCGAAACGGCGGCCGACTTCTTCAAGCGTATAAGAGCGCCCATCCTCCAGCCCGAAGCGGTAGCGCAGCACTTCGCGCTCGCGGTCCGACAGGGCGTCGAGCATCTCCTCGATCTGCTCGTGAAGAAGGTTGCCGGCGGCCGCGTCTTCGGGGCTGGGCATGTTGCGGTCCTCGATAAAATCGCCGAGCTGGCTGTCCTCTTCTTCGCCGATGGGCGTTTCCAACGAGACGGGAAGCTGAGCGATGCGGCGGATCTCTTCGACGCGCCCGCTTTCGATTTCCATTTCATGGGCGATCTCCTCGTCGCTGGGTTCGCGTCCAAGTTTCTGCACGAGCTGGCGGGAAATGCGCACCATCTTGTTGATCGTCTCGACCATGTGCACGGGGATGCGGATCGTGCGCGCCTGATCGGCGATAGCGCGGGTGATGGCCTGACGGATCCACCAGGTGGCGTAGGTGCTGAACTTGAAGCCTTTGCGGTAGTCGAACTTCTCCACGGCGCGGATCAGGCCGAGATTGCCCTCCTGGATCAGGTCGAGGAACAGCATGCCGCGGCCGATGTATTTCTTGGCGATGCTGACGACCAGACGGAGATTGGCGTCGATGATCTGCTGTTTCGCCTCCGCGTCGCCGGCTTCGACTTTGATCGCCAGCTCGCGTTCCTTTTCTCCGCTTAAGAGGGGGACCTTGCCGATCTCGCGCAGGTACATGCGCACCGGATCGGACAAGGGCACGTCTTCCATGCGCCCCAATTCTTCTCCATAGCCGGGAGCTTCGTCGCCACCGGACGAGGCAAAATCGGACGCACTGTCGTCATCGCCCGGGACGTCGGGGCTTTCTCTCTCGTCGGAAATTTTCGTCCTGCTTCTCGAAGGCCGCTTCGATTTGGCTGAACTGCCATCCTTTGATGAAACTTGAGCGGAATCATCCAGCACTTGAATGCCAAGCTCCGTCAAATTAATGAAAACATTGTCCAGGATCTCGGAACTCCAGTAATCCGCGGGGATATATTTCTCGATGTCCTTGTGGGTCACATAGCCATTCTTGCGCCCCTGAACGATGAGCCCACGGATATGACTCATCATGGAACGCAGATAATCCGGATCGCTTTCCGAGATTTCGCCGGAAGAAGATCCCACCGAATCGTCTTCTTCATGCTCCACCTCGAGGTTCAGATTTTCGTCAAGTCCATCGTCGGCGCCCACCTCTGCGAGATCTTCCGCGTCAGGACCGCTGAAATTGTCGAG encodes:
- the rpoD gene encoding RNA polymerase sigma factor RpoD; amino-acid sequence: MMSHIRGLIVQGRKNGYVTHKDIEKYIPADYWSSEILDNVFINLTELGIQVLDDSAQVSSKDGSSAKSKRPSRSRTKISDERESPDVPGDDDSASDFASSGGDEAPGYGEELGRMEDVPLSDPVRMYLREIGKVPLLSGEKERELAIKVEAGDAEAKQQIIDANLRLVVSIAKKYIGRGMLFLDLIQEGNLGLIRAVEKFDYRKGFKFSTYATWWIRQAITRAIADQARTIRIPVHMVETINKMVRISRQLVQKLGREPSDEEIAHEMEIESGRVEEIRRIAQLPVSLETPIGEEEDSQLGDFIEDRNMPSPEDAAAGNLLHEQIEEMLDALSDREREVLRYRFGLEDGRSYTLEEVGRRFGVTRERIRQIEAKALRKLRHPSRSKKLRDFLE